In one window of Henckelia pumila isolate YLH828 chromosome 1, ASM3356847v2, whole genome shotgun sequence DNA:
- the LOC140890517 gene encoding probable histone-arginine methyltransferase 1.3 translates to MEVSADDSKPKEREFLVASISHLSISNSTASPVVARFRSELGVPELRFEAESNPNGSVHFDLRACQLYKLSPIESVCIFEASELNKEKSYSRGLTIQFRNEEESRAFHCAFERCKKEVVVQGSLLPNGPVSSKSKFDDKIEASSAKMYFHYYGQLLHQQNMLQDYVRTGSYYAAVMENRVDFLDRVVVDVGAGSGILSLFAAQAGARHVYAVEASEMAEYARKLIAGNPLLSQRITVIKGKVEEVNLPERADVLISEPMGTLLVNERMLESYIIARDRFLDPSGKMFPTLGRIHVAPFSDEYLYIEIANKALFWQQQNYYGVNLTSLHGTAFQGYFSQPVVDAFDPRLLVAPPVSHVIDFTSSKEEDLYEIDIPLKFVASVGTRVHGLACWFDVLFNGSTVQRWLTTSPGAPTTHWYQLRCVLSQPIYVMSGQEITGRLFMVAHKAQSYTIHLTLSAKMWGPGAEQGGILQTSSGKLELKEPYYRMSQPQVYPMAQEQQSNQLLQSQDLQIQSQDEDVSDLFQQPV, encoded by the exons ATGGAGGTCTCAGCAGATGACAGTAAGCCCAAGGAGCGGGAATTTTTGGTTGCTTCTATATCGCACCTATCGATTTCTAACTCCACTGCTTCGCCGGTGGTGGCGCGGTTTCGCTCCGAGTTAGGAGTGCCGGAGCTCCGGTTCGAGGCGGAGTCGAACCCGAATGGTTCCGTACACTTCGACCTCCGAGCTTGCCAg CTTTACAAGCTCAGTCCGATTGAATCAGTTTGTATCTTTGAAGCCTCTGAACTAAATAAAGAG AAAAGCTATTCGAGGGGACTCACCATTCAATTTAGAAATGAAGAGGAAAGTAGGGCCTTCCATTGTGCATTTGAGCGATGTAAGAAGGAAGTGGTTGTTCAAG GTTCATTGTTGCCAAATGGACCTGTATCATCCAAAAGCAAGTTTGATGAcaaaatagaagcatcttctgccaAGATGTACTTTCATTACTATGGACAGCTTCTACACCAGCAAAATATGTTGCAGGATTATGTGAGGACAG GAAGTTATTATGCTGCAGTGATGGAGAATCGCGTGGATTTTCTTGATCGCGTAGTAGTTGATGTTGGTGCTGGTAGCGGCATCTTGTCATTGTTTGCTGCTCAG GCTGGCGCAAGACATGTTTATGCCGTGGAAGCATCGGAAATGGCAGAATATGCTCGCAAACTTATAGCTGGTAATCCATTGCTTAGCCAAAGAATCACG GTGATCAAGGGCAAAGTTGAAGAGGTTAACTTACCTGAGAGAGCAGATGTTTTGATATCTGAACCGATGG GCACTTTGCTAGTCAATGAGAGAATGCTGGAGTCGTACATAATTGCCAGAGACAGATTTCTTGATCCAAGTGGGAAAATGTTCCCAACTTTGGGAAG AATACATGTGGCGCCATTCAGTGatgaatatttatatattgaGATCGCGAATAAG GCCTTGTTTTGGCAGCAGCAAAATTATTATGGAGTTAATTTGACATCTTTACATGGAACTGCATTTCAAGGATACTTCTCACAG CCAGTGGTAGATGCTTTTGATCCAAGATTATTGGTGGCTCCCCCAGTCTCCCATGTGATAGACTTCACTTCTTCGAAG GAGGAAGATTTGTATGAAATTGACATTCCCTTGAAGTTTGTTGCTTCCGTTGGCACCAGAGTCCATGGGTTGGCTtgttggtttgatgtattattcaATGGGAG CACTGTTCAAAGGTGGCTCACCACTTCCCCTGGTGCACCTACAACACACTGGTACCAGCTGCGCTGTGTCTTGTCCCAACCTATTTATGTGATGTCTGGACAAGAGATAACAGGTCGGCTCTTTATGGTAGCCCACAAAGCTCAGAGTTATACCATTCATCTTACATTGTCAG CTAAGATGTGGGGACCTGGTGCTGAACAAGGGGGAATACTACAGACATCATCTGGAAAACTTGAGCTCAAAGAGCCCTATTATCGGATGTCTCAACCTCAGGTCTATCCGATGGCACAAGAACAACAATCAAATCAGTTATTGCAATCACAG GATTTACAAATACAATCCCAGGATGAGGACGTTTCAGATTTGTTCCAACAACCAGTGTGA
- the LOC140883575 gene encoding xyloglucan 6-xylosyltransferase 2-like: MLARVLSQRRVLQLQRLARNGKLTLLCLFLTVIVLRGNLGAGRFGTPEKDLDDIRDTISYFRKRHEPRRVLEEASAKGGERGSGVSVDNGDNNYAEFDIRKILKDEDDGVPEFTRDLSKPYTLGPTITNWDEQRGEWLKNNLDYPNFLGPNKPRVLLVTGSSPKPCENPVGDHYLLKSIKNKIDYCRVHGIEIFYNMALLDAEMSGFWAKLPLIRKLLLSHPEVEFLWWMDSDAMFTDMAFELPWERYKDRNFVMHGWDEMVYDDKNWIGLNTGSFLLRNCQWSLDILDTWAPMGPKGKTREDAGALLTRELKDRPVFEADDQSAMVYILGSQKEKWGDKVYLESKYYLHGYWGILVDKYEEMMDNYHPGYGDHRWPLVTHFVGCKPCGKFGDYPVERCLKQMDRAFNFGDNQILQMYGFTHRSLASRRVKRTRNETSNPLEDMSDHLGLLHPSYKAIKVPST, translated from the coding sequence ATGCTAGCTCGGGTCCTCAGCCAGCGACGCGTGCTGCAGCTTCAGCGCCTTGCGCGCAATGGTAAGCTCACCCTTCTCTGTCTTTTTCTCACTGTGATAGTTCTGCGAGGAAATCTTGGGGCCGGCAGATTTGGGACGCCGGAGAAAGATCTGGATGATATCCGTGACACGATTTCGTACTTCCGCAAGCGGCACGAGCCGCGGCGGGTGTTGGAGGAGGCTTCGGCCAAAGGGGGGGAGCGGGGGAGTGGTGTTAGTGTGGATAATGGGGACAATAACTATGCTGAGTTTGATATAAGGAAGATTTTGAAGGATGAAGATGACGGTGTTCCGGAATTCACGAGGGATTTATCCAAGCCCTATACTTTAGGGCCGACGATTACGAATTGGGATGAACAGAGAGGCGAATGGTTGAAAAATAATCTGGATTATCCGAATTTTCTTGGTCCGAACAAGCCGAGGGTTTTGTTGGTTACTGGATCTTCGCCTAAGCCCTGTGAGAATCCTGTGGGGGATCATTACTTGTTGAAGTCTATTAAGAATAAGATTGATTATTGCAGGGTTCATGGGATCGAGATCTTTTACAATATGGCATTGCTCGATGCAGAGATGTCCGGGTTTTGGGCGAAGTTGCCTTTGATCCGGAAGCTGTTGCTTTCGCATCCCGAGGTGGAGTTCTTGTGGTGGATGGATAGTGATGCTATGTTTACGGATATGGCGTTTGAGCTGCCATGGGAGAGGTATAAGGATCGGAATTTCGTGATGCACGGTTGGGACGAGATGGTTTACGACGATAAGAATTGGATTGGTTTAAACACGGGAAGTTTCTTGCTTCGGAACTGTCAGTGGTCTTTGGATATTCTCGATACGTGGGCACCTATGGGGCCTAAGGGGAAGACCAGAGAGGATGCCGGGGCGCTCTTGACTCGGGAGCTCAAGGATAGGCCGGTTTTCGAGGCGGATGATCAGTCTGCAATGGTGTATATATTGGGATCACAGAAGGAAAAGTGGGGTGACAAGGTTTATCTCGAGAGTAAATATTATTTGCACGGTTATTGGGGGATTTTGGTGGATAAATACGAGGAAATGATGGATAATTATCATCCGGGGTACGGTGATCACCGATGGCCGCTTGTGACTCACTTTGTCGGTTGCAAACCTTGTGGGAAATTCGGGGATTATCCGGTCGAGCGGTGCTTGAAGCAAATGGATCGTGCGTTCAACTTCGGGGACAATCAGATTCTGCAGATGTATGGATTCACTCACAGATCACTCGCTAGTAGAAGAGTGAAGAGGACGAGGAATGAGACTAGCAATCCTCTTGAAGACATGAGCGATCATCTTGGATTGCTTCACCCTTCGTATAAAGCTATAAAGGTACCCTCTACTTGA